The following are encoded together in the Flavobacterium haoranii genome:
- a CDS encoding DUF1573 domain-containing protein: MKRRNLLSIASFSLIIGLVSCNDAAKSKITEEDIKAVETAKELATKLPKVSFDKAEYDFGTITEGDVVETEFTVTNNGESDLLISDAKASCGCTVPDYPKQPIKPGESAPIKVSFNSAGKSGQQNKTVTLTTNTENGSEAFSIKANVNPKQ; this comes from the coding sequence ATGAAAAGAAGAAACTTATTATCAATCGCATCGTTTTCATTAATTATTGGTTTAGTATCTTGTAATGATGCTGCTAAAAGTAAAATTACTGAAGAAGATATTAAAGCAGTAGAGACAGCAAAAGAATTAGCTACTAAATTGCCAAAAGTATCTTTTGATAAAGCAGAATATGATTTTGGGACAATTACAGAAGGAGATGTTGTTGAAACAGAATTTACAGTTACAAATAATGGAGAATCTGATTTATTAATTTCAGATGCTAAAGCAAGTTGTGGTTGTACAGTTCCAGATTATCCTAAACAACCAATTAAACCAGGAGAATCTGCACCTATAAAAGTTTCTTTTAATTCAGCTGGTAAATCAGGGCAACAAAACAAAACGGTTACCCTAACAACAAATACTGAAAATGGTAGCGAAGCCTTTTCAATTAAAGCAAATGTTAATCCAAAACAATAA
- a CDS encoding Glu/Leu/Phe/Val family dehydrogenase gives MTADLLTTSELHKVDPVFGQVSFDGHEQVVFCYDKDTGLKAIIGIHNTVLGPALGGTRMWKYTNEWEALNDVLRLSRGMTFKNSISGLNLGGGKAVIIGDAKTEKTPELMTRFGQFVDSLSGKYITAEDVGMETKDMDIVNNVTKHVAGISVERGGSGNPSPVTAYGVFMGMKAAAKYKFGSDNLEGKSVLVQGIGHVGEVLVQHLTESGAIVSITDINEDRVHQVGSKYGAKIFTGADLYAADVDIYAPCALGATINDDTIDKIQAKVIAGAANNQLANELKHGKILKEKGILYAPDFLINAGGVINVYSELANLTKAQVMEKTENIYNTALEIFDFADKNNVTTHAAALSIAQKRIEDRKNELQNK, from the coding sequence ATGACAGCAGATTTATTAACTACTAGTGAGCTTCACAAAGTAGATCCGGTTTTTGGTCAAGTGTCTTTTGACGGTCATGAGCAAGTTGTATTTTGCTACGACAAAGATACAGGTTTAAAAGCAATTATCGGTATACATAATACCGTTTTAGGTCCAGCATTAGGTGGAACTAGAATGTGGAAATATACAAACGAGTGGGAAGCATTAAACGATGTTTTGCGTTTATCTCGTGGAATGACTTTTAAAAATTCAATTTCTGGATTAAATTTAGGTGGAGGTAAAGCTGTTATTATAGGTGATGCTAAAACTGAAAAAACTCCTGAATTAATGACTCGTTTCGGTCAGTTTGTTGATTCTTTATCAGGAAAATATATTACAGCTGAAGACGTAGGAATGGAGACTAAAGACATGGATATTGTAAATAATGTTACAAAGCATGTTGCTGGAATTTCAGTAGAAAGAGGTGGTTCAGGTAACCCTTCTCCTGTTACAGCTTACGGAGTTTTTATGGGAATGAAAGCTGCAGCTAAGTACAAATTTGGTTCTGATAATTTAGAAGGAAAAAGCGTTTTAGTTCAAGGAATTGGTCACGTAGGTGAGGTTTTAGTACAACACTTAACAGAAAGTGGTGCTATTGTTTCAATTACTGATATCAACGAAGATAGAGTACACCAAGTTGGTTCAAAATATGGTGCGAAAATCTTTACAGGAGCCGATTTATATGCTGCCGATGTTGATATTTATGCTCCTTGTGCTTTAGGTGCTACTATTAATGACGACACCATTGATAAAATTCAAGCAAAAGTAATTGCAGGTGCTGCAAATAACCAATTAGCAAATGAATTAAAACATGGTAAAATTCTTAAGGAAAAAGGAATTTTATATGCGCCAGATTTCTTAATTAATGCAGGTGGTGTAATTAATGTATATTCAGAATTAGCGAACTTGACAAAAGCTCAAGTAATGGAGAAAACTGAAAACATTTACAATACTGCTTTAGAAATTTTTGATTTTGCTGATAAAAATAATGTAACAACACATGCTGCTGCATTATCAATAGCTCAAAAGCGAATTGAAGACAGAAAAAATGAATTACAAAACAAGTAA
- a CDS encoding tRNA-binding protein, which translates to MIKEEITWQDFEKIDIRVGTILEVNDFPEARNPAYQLHIDFGAEIGIKKSSAQITKRYQKEALIGKQIIAVVNFPKKQIGKFMSECLVLGIVGDDKDVVLLSPNFKVENGLRMA; encoded by the coding sequence ATGATAAAAGAAGAAATAACTTGGCAAGATTTTGAAAAAATAGATATAAGGGTAGGAACTATTTTGGAAGTAAATGATTTTCCAGAAGCAAGAAATCCAGCTTATCAATTACATATAGATTTTGGTGCAGAAATAGGAATTAAAAAATCATCGGCACAAATTACAAAACGCTATCAAAAGGAAGCGTTAATTGGAAAACAAATAATTGCGGTTGTAAATTTTCCTAAAAAGCAAATTGGCAAGTTTATGAGTGAATGTCTAGTTTTAGGAATTGTAGGCGACGATAAAGATGTAGTATTACTTTCGCCTAATTTTAAAGTAGAAAACGGTTTAAGAATGGCATAA
- the nusB gene encoding transcription antitermination factor NusB, whose product MLNRRHIRIKVMQSIYAMHQHESDNLEKEEKFLFQSIENMQDLYLLLVAALIEIRNKEEEYLDLASKKHLATKEERNPNKKFINNKVLRLLVNSGNIENALEENSISNWKRNDDIILLLLEEVKASTIYQDYMSKTESNFNDDKYFVADLFSEVIAPNEKLYDYIEDYKLTWVDDLASVNTLILKQIKSLKSEDDIFRVSALYKDEDDKDFVKSLFRKTVLNEQELSKEYIDKTPNWDAERIAEMDTIILKMAICELLKFPSIPVKVTINEYLEIAKEYSTPKSSIFINGILDNLVKEFKNENRLNKAGRGLL is encoded by the coding sequence ATGTTAAACAGAAGACATATACGAATTAAAGTAATGCAAAGCATTTATGCCATGCATCAACACGAATCAGATAATCTTGAAAAGGAAGAAAAATTCTTATTTCAAAGTATTGAAAACATGCAAGATCTCTACTTGTTATTGGTTGCAGCATTAATAGAAATTCGTAACAAAGAAGAAGAATATCTTGATTTGGCTTCTAAAAAGCATTTAGCAACAAAAGAAGAACGCAATCCAAACAAAAAATTTATCAATAATAAAGTTTTACGATTATTAGTTAATTCAGGTAATATCGAAAATGCTTTAGAAGAAAATAGTATTTCTAACTGGAAACGCAATGATGATATTATTTTACTTTTATTAGAAGAAGTAAAAGCAAGTACTATTTATCAAGATTACATGAGCAAAACGGAAAGTAATTTTAATGATGATAAATATTTTGTAGCCGATTTATTTTCGGAAGTTATTGCGCCAAATGAAAAACTTTATGATTATATCGAAGATTATAAGTTAACCTGGGTAGACGATTTAGCTTCTGTAAATACTTTAATTTTAAAACAAATTAAAAGTTTAAAATCGGAAGATGATATTTTTAGAGTTTCAGCTTTATACAAAGACGAAGACGATAAAGATTTCGTGAAAAGTTTATTTAGAAAAACGGTTTTAAATGAGCAAGAACTTTCTAAGGAATATATAGATAAAACTCCGAATTGGGATGCTGAACGTATTGCAGAAATGGATACTATTATTTTAAAAATGGCAATTTGCGAATTGTTAAAGTTCCCATCAATTCCGGTAAAAGTAACAATTAACGAATATTTAGAAATTGCCAAAGAGTATTCTACACCAAAAAGTAGTATTTTTATAAACGGAATTTTAGATAATCTTGTAAAAGAATTTAAAAATGAAAACCGTTTAAATAAAGCGGGAAGAGGTTTATTATAA
- the yajC gene encoding preprotein translocase subunit YajC: protein MSPMMIGQLLLMVAIFYFLLIRPQQQRVKKEKAFEAALKVGDKIITKAGIHGKIAEMADSTVVIETMAGKIKMEKSAISMEMSAKLNEKK, encoded by the coding sequence ATGAGTCCAATGATGATAGGTCAGTTGTTACTTATGGTAGCAATTTTCTATTTTTTATTAATACGTCCACAACAACAACGAGTTAAAAAAGAAAAAGCATTTGAAGCCGCTTTAAAAGTTGGTGATAAAATTATTACCAAAGCTGGAATTCATGGGAAAATAGCTGAAATGGCAGATTCGACTGTAGTTATCGAAACTATGGCAGGAAAAATTAAAATGGAAAAGTCAGCAATTTCAATGGAAATGAGTGCTAAATTAAACGAGAAGAAATAA
- a CDS encoding oligogalacturonate lyase family protein, whose translation MPDGKHILYASTHEGGHACPAPPKSTDGKYLWAVYPEFDIYVADLNGKVVKQLTNSPGYDAEAVVSPDGKKIVFTSTRSGDLELWIMDIDGSNLKQLTDRLGYDGGAFFSHDSKKLVFRSSRPKTAEAIAEYKDLLSKNLVAPTEMEIYTINIDGTNLKQVTHLGKANWAPYFHPSDKKIIFSSNHHSTRGYDFQLFMIDEDGKNLRQITWESEFNAFPMFSPDGKKLVFSSNRQQSKPRETNVFIADWVETDEKEVINDANLKGHIKYLASDELEGRLTG comes from the coding sequence ATGCCTGATGGGAAACATATTTTATATGCTTCAACTCATGAAGGCGGACATGCTTGTCCAGCCCCGCCAAAATCGACGGATGGAAAATACCTTTGGGCAGTTTATCCTGAATTTGATATTTACGTTGCCGATTTAAACGGAAAAGTGGTGAAACAATTAACAAATTCTCCAGGTTATGATGCAGAAGCTGTAGTTTCTCCTGATGGAAAGAAAATTGTTTTTACCAGCACGCGTAGTGGCGATTTAGAATTATGGATAATGGATATCGATGGTTCAAATTTAAAGCAATTAACTGATAGATTAGGTTATGATGGTGGTGCATTCTTTTCACACGATAGTAAAAAATTAGTTTTCCGTTCGTCTCGACCAAAAACAGCTGAAGCTATTGCTGAATACAAAGATTTGTTAAGCAAAAACTTAGTTGCGCCAACAGAAATGGAAATTTATACCATCAACATTGATGGAACAAACTTAAAACAAGTAACACATTTAGGAAAAGCAAATTGGGCGCCTTACTTCCACCCTTCTGATAAGAAAATTATCTTCTCGAGTAATCATCATTCTACAAGAGGTTACGATTTTCAATTGTTCATGATTGATGAAGATGGGAAAAATTTACGTCAAATTACATGGGAAAGTGAATTTAATGCGTTTCCAATGTTTTCTCCTGATGGAAAAAAATTAGTTTTCTCAAGTAATAGACAACAAAGTAAGCCAAGAGAAACTAATGTTTTTATTGCTGATTGGGTTGAAACAGATGAAAAAGAAGTCATAAACGACGCTAATTTAAAAGGTCATATCAAATATTTAGCTTCTGATGAATTAGAAGGTCGTTTAACAGGTTGA
- a CDS encoding YdeI/OmpD-associated family protein, with protein MSEFFENFLNENSVLKKQFESLSPYKQREYLEFIDTAKQEKTKLSRLEKIKPLLVEGKGLNDKYR; from the coding sequence ATTTCTGAGTTTTTTGAAAATTTTCTAAATGAAAATTCAGTTTTAAAAAAGCAATTTGAAAGCCTTTCTCCTTATAAACAAAGAGAATATTTAGAATTTATTGATACTGCTAAACAAGAAAAAACAAAACTATCCCGACTAGAAAAAATAAAACCTTTACTTGTTGAAGGTAAAGGTCTTAATGATAAATATCGTTAA
- a CDS encoding DUF1801 domain-containing protein, producing MEEKKKNPWNKTNQWSEELDLLHSILRKTPLVEMTKWGGPTYTYNGKNVVGIGGFKSYFGVWFFNGVFLKDDKNLLINANEGTTKSLRQMRFNSKEEIDEKIILAYVTEAIAIEEKGLAIKKRKKKLLFLSFLKIF from the coding sequence ATGGAAGAAAAAAAGAAAAATCCTTGGAACAAAACCAATCAATGGAGTGAAGAATTAGATTTACTTCATAGTATTTTAAGAAAAACTCCTCTAGTCGAAATGACAAAATGGGGTGGTCCAACTTATACTTACAACGGTAAAAATGTGGTTGGAATTGGAGGATTTAAGTCGTATTTTGGAGTTTGGTTTTTTAATGGCGTTTTCCTTAAAGATGATAAAAATCTTTTGATTAATGCTAATGAAGGAACTACCAAATCTTTACGACAAATGCGATTTAATTCAAAAGAAGAAATTGATGAGAAAATAATCTTAGCTTACGTAACTGAAGCAATAGCTATTGAAGAAAAAGGATTGGCAATAAAAAAGAGAAAAAAGAAACTGTTATTTCTGAGTTTTTTGAAAATTTTCTAA
- a CDS encoding PUR family DNA/RNA-binding protein gives MRENEMLEKEEIFSKVLRAGRRTYFFDVRSTKADDYYITITESKKFTEEDGSYHFKKHKIYLYKEDFAAFQEILTEMTDFVVSQKGEEVISERHQKDFKRESYSTEGSSTESFTDISFEDI, from the coding sequence ATGAGAGAAAATGAAATGTTAGAAAAAGAAGAAATCTTTTCTAAAGTATTAAGAGCTGGTAGAAGAACATATTTTTTTGATGTAAGATCTACAAAAGCAGACGATTACTACATTACAATTACTGAAAGCAAAAAATTTACTGAAGAAGATGGTTCTTACCACTTTAAAAAACACAAAATTTATTTATACAAAGAAGATTTTGCTGCTTTCCAAGAGATTTTAACTGAAATGACTGATTTTGTAGTTTCTCAAAAAGGAGAAGAAGTAATTTCAGAAAGACATCAAAAAGATTTTAAAAGAGAAAGTTATTCTACTGAAGGTTCTTCAACAGAAAGCTTTACCGATATTAGTTTTGAAGATATTTAA
- the pepT gene encoding peptidase T produces the protein MQKIIDRFVSYVTIDTESDPNSSTTPSTAKQWDLANKLVEELKAIGMEDVTIDENAYIMATLPSNVEHEVPTIGFVSHFDTTPDFTGANVKPQIVENYDGGDIVLNAEHNIVLSPSYFEDLLLYKGQTLITTDGTTLLGADDKAGITEIMSAMEYLIQHPEIKHGKIRVGFTPDEEIGRGAHKFDVEKFGCDWAYTMDGSQIGELEYENFNAAGAKIIFKGKSVHPGYAKGKMINSMLLANRFISLLPENEVPERTTGYEGFFHVHHLNGSLEETVLELIIRDHDREHFEARKELIHTIAAKFNAEYAKQFGEDICIAEVKDQYFNMREKVEPVFHIVEIAEEAMKELGIEPIIKPIRGGTDGSQLSYMGLPCPNIFAGGHNFHGKYEYVPVESMIKATEVIVKIAELTAKK, from the coding sequence ATGCAAAAAATTATAGATAGATTTGTAAGTTACGTTACAATCGACACTGAATCTGATCCAAATTCATCAACAACTCCAAGTACAGCAAAACAATGGGATTTAGCTAATAAATTAGTTGAGGAACTTAAAGCAATAGGAATGGAAGACGTTACTATTGATGAAAATGCATACATAATGGCAACTTTACCAAGTAATGTAGAACATGAAGTTCCTACAATTGGTTTTGTTTCACATTTTGATACTACGCCAGATTTTACTGGAGCTAATGTAAAACCGCAAATTGTTGAAAATTATGATGGTGGAGATATTGTTTTAAATGCTGAGCATAACATTGTTTTATCGCCAAGTTATTTTGAAGATTTATTACTTTATAAAGGTCAAACTTTAATCACTACTGATGGAACAACACTTCTAGGTGCTGATGATAAAGCTGGAATTACAGAAATTATGTCGGCAATGGAATACTTAATCCAACATCCAGAAATTAAACACGGAAAAATTAGAGTTGGATTTACACCAGATGAAGAAATTGGTCGTGGCGCTCATAAATTTGATGTTGAAAAATTCGGTTGTGATTGGGCTTACACTATGGATGGAAGTCAAATTGGTGAATTAGAATATGAAAATTTCAATGCTGCAGGTGCAAAAATCATTTTTAAAGGTAAAAGTGTTCATCCAGGTTATGCAAAAGGGAAAATGATTAATTCAATGTTATTAGCAAATCGTTTTATTTCTTTATTACCTGAAAATGAAGTGCCAGAAAGAACTACAGGTTATGAAGGTTTTTTCCATGTACACCATTTAAATGGAAGTCTTGAAGAAACTGTTTTAGAATTAATTATTCGAGATCACGATAGAGAACATTTTGAAGCAAGAAAAGAATTAATCCATACTATTGCAGCTAAATTTAATGCAGAATATGCTAAACAATTTGGTGAAGATATTTGTATTGCTGAAGTAAAAGATCAATATTTCAACATGCGCGAAAAAGTAGAACCAGTTTTCCATATTGTAGAAATTGCTGAAGAAGCAATGAAAGAATTAGGAATTGAACCAATTATCAAACCAATTCGTGGTGGAACGGATGGTTCGCAATTATCATATATGGGATTACCTTGTCCAAATATTTTTGCTGGCGGACATAATTTCCACGGAAAATATGAATATGTTCCGGTTGAAAGTATGATTAAAGCAACTGAAGTAATTGTAAAGATAGCAGAGCTTACTGCAAAAAAATAA
- a CDS encoding M20/M25/M40 family metallo-hydrolase, whose product MGAHYDHLGRNEHNHSTKPNSHGEIHNGADDNASGVSGVLELARILAQNKSKEKVNYVFALFSGEEDGLIGSKFMAETLKDKFPNVVAMINMDMIGRLNDNKALVVGGVGTSPVFEKIIEKNKPAGFNVTIENTGIGPSDHTSFNLKDIPVLFFFTGTHMDYHKPSDDEEKINYYGVRAIVDYIFRVTNEISNTNEIPFTKTKVEAGKKVPTYKVTLGIMPDYTDYGDGLHIDGVTDDRPAAKAGILSGDVLTQIGDCKIKEVYSYMDCLSKLKIGDEREITVIRKGEELKFKVIF is encoded by the coding sequence ATTGGTGCGCATTACGATCATTTAGGACGAAATGAACACAATCACTCAACAAAACCAAATTCACACGGAGAAATTCATAATGGTGCTGACGATAATGCTTCTGGAGTTTCAGGAGTTTTAGAATTGGCTCGCATTTTGGCACAAAATAAATCTAAAGAAAAAGTAAATTATGTTTTTGCTCTATTTTCAGGAGAAGAAGACGGTTTAATTGGTTCAAAATTCATGGCAGAAACTTTAAAAGATAAATTTCCAAATGTAGTAGCTATGATTAATATGGACATGATTGGTCGTCTAAACGATAACAAAGCGTTGGTTGTTGGCGGTGTGGGTACAAGTCCAGTTTTTGAAAAAATAATCGAAAAGAACAAACCTGCAGGTTTTAATGTAACAATAGAAAACACTGGAATTGGCCCATCAGATCATACTTCATTCAATTTAAAAGATATTCCAGTATTGTTTTTCTTCACAGGAACTCACATGGATTATCACAAACCAAGTGATGATGAAGAAAAAATCAATTATTATGGTGTAAGAGCTATTGTTGATTACATTTTTAGAGTTACTAATGAAATTTCAAATACAAACGAAATTCCATTTACAAAAACTAAAGTAGAAGCTGGGAAAAAAGTTCCAACTTATAAAGTAACTTTAGGAATTATGCCTGATTATACCGATTATGGAGATGGCTTACATATTGATGGTGTTACTGATGATCGACCTGCTGCAAAGGCTGGAATACTTTCTGGTGATGTTTTAACTCAAATTGGCGATTGCAAAATAAAAGAAGTTTACAGTTACATGGATTGTCTATCAAAACTAAAAATTGGTGATGAACGAGAGATAACTGTTATTAGAAAAGGTGAAGAACTGAAATTTAAAGTTATATTTTAA
- a CDS encoding ABC transporter ATP-binding protein translates to MKELQYLNKYLLKYKFRFLFGILITIVAQIIKLFVPEYIGDSIALVQKFIENSQTNTSELFSAILEKFIWVLVVTIVAGFFTFLMRQTLIVMSRYVEFDLKNEVYKHYQVLSQSFYKRNRTGDLMNRISEDVSKVRMYVGPAVMYSINTFITFVTVIVYMYNISPRLTIYSLLPLPLLSYGIFKISSEIHKRSGAFQKNLSTLSSFAQEMFSGIRVIKAYAIEPQKLNEFGELTVDSKKKAMDLAKVNSLFGPLMILLIGLSNLVVIYFGGLMYMEGSTEINDLGKIAQFMLYINMLTWPVASLGWVSSLIQEAEASQERINEFLKEQPDIKNNNPESSHISGKIEFNNVSFTYDDTNIEALKNICFTVNKGETLGILGKTGSGKSSILSLISRLYDTTSGDIFIDNQNIKNLNLYSLRDAISVVPQDAFLFSDSIKNNIKFGKEDATDEEIEDVAKKALVHHNIMEFTNKYDTVLGERGITLSGGQKQRVSIARALIKNAPVLLLDDCLSAVDTETEEAILNNLTEFCKDKTTLIVSHRISSVKNADKIIILDDGKIIQQGTHNQLLDEEGYYKELYLKQLSEKEIV, encoded by the coding sequence ATGAAAGAATTACAATATTTAAATAAATATCTCCTCAAATATAAATTCCGCTTTTTATTTGGGATTTTGATTACAATTGTTGCCCAAATCATAAAACTATTTGTTCCTGAGTACATTGGAGATTCAATTGCTTTGGTACAAAAGTTTATAGAAAACTCTCAAACCAATACAAGCGAACTTTTTTCTGCAATCTTAGAAAAATTTATCTGGGTTTTAGTGGTAACTATTGTTGCAGGTTTTTTTACTTTTTTAATGCGTCAAACCTTAATTGTAATGTCGCGTTATGTTGAGTTTGATTTAAAAAATGAAGTTTACAAACATTATCAAGTTTTATCGCAAAGTTTTTATAAGCGCAATAGAACTGGAGATTTAATGAATCGTATTAGTGAAGATGTTAGTAAAGTGAGAATGTATGTTGGTCCGGCTGTAATGTATTCCATCAATACCTTTATAACGTTTGTAACAGTAATTGTTTACATGTACAACATTTCTCCTCGATTAACTATTTATTCATTATTGCCATTACCGCTATTATCTTATGGGATTTTCAAAATAAGTTCGGAAATTCATAAAAGAAGTGGAGCATTTCAAAAGAATTTATCGACGCTTTCTTCATTTGCACAAGAAATGTTTTCTGGAATTAGAGTTATCAAAGCTTATGCTATCGAACCTCAAAAACTAAATGAATTTGGGGAACTTACCGTAGACAGCAAAAAAAAGGCTATGGACCTAGCGAAAGTGAACTCGCTTTTTGGTCCCTTAATGATATTGTTAATTGGCTTGAGTAATTTAGTTGTAATTTACTTTGGTGGTTTAATGTATATGGAAGGAAGTACAGAAATTAACGACCTTGGAAAGATTGCCCAATTTATGCTATACATTAATATGCTAACTTGGCCAGTTGCTTCATTAGGTTGGGTTTCTTCTTTAATTCAAGAAGCAGAAGCTTCACAAGAACGAATTAATGAATTTTTAAAAGAACAACCTGATATTAAAAATAATAATCCTGAATCTTCTCATATAAGCGGAAAAATCGAATTTAACAATGTAAGCTTCACTTATGACGATACTAATATTGAAGCTTTAAAAAACATTTGTTTTACAGTAAATAAAGGAGAAACGTTAGGTATTTTAGGAAAAACAGGTTCTGGTAAATCAAGTATTTTATCACTTATCAGTCGCTTGTATGATACTACAAGTGGAGACATATTTATTGACAACCAAAATATTAAAAATTTAAACTTATACAGTTTAAGAGATGCCATCAGTGTTGTTCCGCAAGATGCCTTTTTGTTTTCCGATTCAATTAAAAACAACATCAAATTTGGTAAAGAAGATGCAACGGATGAAGAAATTGAAGATGTTGCAAAAAAAGCTTTGGTTCACCATAACATTATGGAATTTACTAACAAATATGATACTGTTTTAGGCGAAAGAGGAATTACATTATCTGGCGGACAAAAACAACGTGTTTCAATCGCAAGGGCTTTAATTAAAAATGCTCCTGTTTTACTTTTAGACGATTGCTTAAGCGCTGTAGATACAGAAACCGAAGAAGCTATTTTAAATAATTTAACAGAATTTTGTAAAGACAAAACAACACTAATTGTTAGTCATAGAATTTCATCTGTTAAAAATGCAGATAAAATTATAATTCTAGACGATGGTAAAATAATACAGCAAGGAACTCATAATCAATTATTAGACGAAGAAGGATATTACAAAGAATTATATTTAAAACAATTGTCTGAAAAAGAAATTGTATAA
- a CDS encoding c-type cytochrome: protein MRTKLLSIIVDLTLLASCSSSKNAVAKTETKTKPIAVLEVVELTPELAQGKSIYEGKCGRCHKLPAVEDFTVEEWQPIMLRMQKKAKISDEERELVYNYVTMK from the coding sequence ATGAGAACTAAATTATTAAGCATTATTGTAGATTTAACATTACTAGCATCATGTTCTTCTAGTAAAAATGCCGTTGCTAAAACGGAAACAAAAACAAAACCTATTGCTGTATTAGAGGTTGTAGAATTAACTCCCGAGTTAGCTCAAGGGAAATCTATTTATGAAGGAAAATGTGGAAGATGTCATAAACTTCCAGCAGTTGAAGATTTTACAGTTGAAGAATGGCAACCCATTATGTTACGCATGCAAAAAAAAGCTAAAATTTCTGATGAAGAACGTGAGTTAGTTTACAACTATGTAACGATGAAATAA
- a CDS encoding thioredoxin family protein, producing MAQTPSNMLALGTKAPDFNLPATNFNQHFSFKNIKGNKGTLVIFICNHCPFVLHVIEEIVMIANDYRVQGIGVVAISSNDVVKYPQDAPDKMADFALEQKIDFPYLFDETQEVAKAYDAACTPDFYLFDNQDKLVYRGQLDDSRPANGIPVSGSDLRNAIDAIIYNRKINDIQKPSIGCNIKWKSS from the coding sequence ATGGCGCAAACTCCATCAAATATGTTAGCTCTTGGAACAAAAGCTCCTGATTTTAATTTACCAGCAACTAATTTTAATCAACATTTTTCATTTAAAAATATAAAAGGTAACAAAGGAACACTAGTAATCTTTATTTGCAATCATTGTCCGTTTGTGCTACATGTTATTGAAGAAATTGTAATGATTGCGAACGATTATCGCGTTCAAGGAATTGGTGTAGTTGCAATTTCAAGCAATGATGTGGTGAAATATCCACAAGATGCACCTGATAAAATGGCAGATTTTGCATTGGAACAAAAAATAGATTTCCCTTATTTGTTTGACGAAACGCAAGAAGTTGCCAAAGCTTATGATGCCGCTTGTACACCGGATTTTTATTTATTTGACAATCAAGATAAACTAGTTTATCGTGGACAATTAGACGATTCTCGTCCAGCAAATGGTATTCCAGTTTCGGGAAGTGATTTGCGTAATGCAATTGATGCTATTATTTACAATAGAAAGATAAATGATATTCAAAAACCAAGTATTGGTTGTAATATTAAATGGAAGTCTTCTTAG